DNA sequence from the Streptomyces sp. HUAS 15-9 genome:
CCGCGGCGTCCTGATCGATTGGGACCTTTCGCCGGACGTCGTGGATGACGCCCTACTGGTGGTCTCGGAGATGATCACGAACGCGGTCACGCATGCTCTCTCGCCGGCCGTCCTGCGGCTGTCCCGCGTCAAGGGAGATGGCTGCTGCACTCTGCGTATCGAAGTCACCGACGCCGGCCCGGCGGCACAGTCCCGGCGAGGGGGCCGCGACACCCTGCCAGAAGAGCACGGCCGCGGCATAGCGATTGTTGCCGCTCTGTCGTTCCGGTGCGGCGCCCGCATCCATCCAGGCGGGGTCACTCGATGGGCGGATCTCCGCGTGACGTGAGCCGACCTCGCGGCGCGGGCGACAGCGTCCTCGCATTGGGGGGCTGGGCTGTCGGGGCTTCCCCCGAGGCGTGGGCGACCTGCCGGAACACTGCGAGACGGGCCTCACGTGCCCCTGACCAGCGTTTCTTCCTCTGCAGAGTCTCTGTCTTGAGGGTCGCCTGGACGACACCGCGATGGCCGCGGCTGGCCGGGGCAACATCCTTGCCTCCCGCCTGATCGACCGTGCCCGTGCCGAGGCTGGCTGGACCTCTGTGCCGCGACGTGCGCGCTCGTCGAAGCCGACCGCGCCGGCCTGTACAGCCGAGCACCCGCTCTCGGCTACACCCGCGGGGACGACGTGAGTAACTGCTGCAGTGCCGTAGCAGGCAACGTTTGCCCTGCCGATCTCGCGTTCGCGTACGTGTTCTGCCGTCTGGACAGGGTGCCGGCGCACCGGGTCCTGACCGACCTCGCCGCCCGCCGCAGCGAGACCTGAGCCTCGTGACCAAAGAGGGCCGAACGTCCCAGGGTAATGGGGCCCCTTTTCCCTTACGGTTCCCGCGTGATCTCCACGAGCGTACCTCTGTCCCCACGGCGGGCCGGCCTGTCACCAGCACAGCTGTCCCCCGGGTATTTCGCCCTCGTCATGGCTACGGGCATCCTCTCCATCGGCTGCCAACTACGCGGCTGGACCCCGGTGGCCCAGACCCTCCTCGTCCTCACCGCCGCCGAGTACACTCTGCTCGTCGTCCTCACCGCCTGGCGCTTTTTCGCCCACCGCCGCGAACTCGCCGCGGACGTCCACGACACCCGCAAGGCGTTCCTCTTCTTCACCTTCGTGGCGGGCACCAACGTCCTCGCAGTCGGCCTGGCCGGCCAGGGCCATGTCCTCCCCGGCACCGTCCTGCTCGTTGTTGCCGCGCTCACCTGGGTGGTCCTCGGCTACACCATCCCCTGGGCGGCGGTCCTGGGCCGCAGCGAACGTCCGGTCGTGGCGGCCGCCAACGGAACCTGGTTCGTCTGGGTCGTCGCCAGCCAGTCGGTTGCCGTGGCCGCGGCGACCCTGGAGCCCCACTACCCGGGCGTACACCAGGGGCTGGCCGTCGTCGCGGTCTTCTCCTGGTCGGTCGGCTGCGTCCTCTACGCCGCCTCCGCGATCTTCGTCTCCCTGCGCCTGATGCTCTACGTCCTCGAACCACGTGAACTCGACCCGCCGTACTGGGTCTCCATGGGCGCGCTCGCCATCACTGTGGTCGCGGGCGCGCGCATCGTGGAAATGGAGAGCGCCCCCATGGTCGACGCGGTGCGAGGCCTGGTGGCCGGTATGTCGGTCGTCTTCTGGTGCTTCGCGACCTGGCTCATCCCGGTCCTGATCGCGGTCGGCGTCTGGCGCCACTACATCCACCGGGTGCCCCTCACCTACGAGCCCACCTGGTGGAGCATCGTCTTCCCCCTCGGCATGTACGCCGTCGCCGGCATCTACCTCGGCCACGCCGACGACCTCCCCATCGTGGAATGGATCGGCCAGACCTGGCTCTACGTCGCCCTCACCGCCTGGACCCTCGTCTTCACCGCCATGCTCCGCGCCCTCCTCACCCGCGGGTCACGGGAGCCCGAACGGGCATGATTCGCAGGGACCATCCCTTCCTCGGGCCGCGGGCGGGCGGTGCATAGATATTGATCTTCCATGGCGTCGCGTCGGCGCCGCGGCCGCGTCAGCCCGCCACGTCGCGGCGGAGCGGCGTACGGACGCGGCCGCTGTGCGACCGGGTATACGGAAGGCTGTCCGGGACCACGCGGGGAAGGATCCGCATCTGGCGCGGGTGCGGATCACCGATGAGGGGCGGGCTGCGTGGACGGTCAGGCTGTACACCCCGTCGCTGGACAGCTCACGCGTGATCAGGCCCTCGGTGGCCATCCAGTCGACCATCCGCTCCGCAAGCGGCCTGGCCTCCTCGCCGGTCACCTCGACATCGACGATCCGCTCGAAGTAGTCACCCATCGTCTCCACCGCCCATCGATCAGTATCGGACACTGTGCCAGCCCCTCCGACACCAGTCCCGGCATCGATGAGGGAATCAGAGGCGGGAGGTACGCGTACAGCTCCTGACCCCGCGGCCGGCATTCGTCGGTAGCCCGAATCCGACTAGGGCTACGACTTCTCCCACCTGCGGTGCTGGTTACGCGGGCGCGGCATCGTGCACCGCATCGCCCGTAGGGGGATCGAGACCTCGCAGTGATTGGGCCGCCACCGCTGGACCATGGAGTGCACGATGGCCTGGTTCGCCGGCTGCACGGGTCCTCAAGCTGTGCCGTGTGCTCGGGCTGGGCTGCACTCCACGATCTGTCGTGCTGAACGTAGTCTGTCGGGGTGGTCCTCCAGCAGTCTGGTGGTGATCAGGATCGCTTGGATGATGCTGACGCCTTCGTCTTTCAGATGCTGCTGGACGGCGTCCATGCCGGCGTTCGTGTCCAGCAGCCTTCTGCATTCATCGATCTGATCGCCGATCTGTTGTGCGAGTTCAGGGGCCAGTCCATGAATGTTGGCAAGGAGCTCTTCCGCGGTGTGGCTGGGCATACCCGGGATTCTCTCAGTGGCTCATCGCCGTTCACAGGAGGTTTCACTCCGGCTCGCTCGGTCACGCACAGCTGCGAACCTGAACCGCACTGAGGCTGATGGAGGCTTGGGCCTGCCCCGGAGCGCTTCACCGCGAGTTGGTGCCCGCGAGTGTGACGGAGCGTCAAAAGCCCCGGACCCGGCTCCGACACGTGCACCTCGTGAATCACATCCATGGCCGGCACGGTTCTGGAGCTGTCTTCCCTGAGAACCTTCTCTACCGGATGGACATGCTCGCTGAGCCCGCTGAATTCGACCGTGTGTGTTGGTGCCGGTGGGCGGCAGGAGTATGTCGAAACGCCCGAAGAGGTGTCAGGGACCGCGTCTTCCACTCTCGTGCCGTCCAGTTGGCGGGTAGCATGGAACCGAGGTGGAGCCCCTGCGCCACGGGTATCCCGGGTTGAATCGGGCGGGAGTGAACTTTCGAGCGTGATGGTGGGGAACTCCTTGGACCGGAACCCGAGCGTGCTGCTTGGACCCTCCTGTCCGGCTTCGTTCCTCAGTACGAAGGACTCGCCAGGCGAACTCCTGAACCCTCGTAGGCCGGGGCCTGGGCCTCTCCTTGAGATCATCTCGTCGACGCTGTCGCCGCCGAGGGCGTCCGGGACGACGGCCTCGCCGCTGCCGAGGCAGTGGCAGACCTCGGGAATCCCGGGCGCCTCGGCCACGCCGGAAGCCCAACATGCCGTACCGGGGATGGGATCCGTCACGGCGGTCATGGCCACGGCCGACGAAGCCGCCGTCCTGGCCCGCTGGCTCCGGGACTCCGTCGCTCCCGCTCCCGACCTGGTGTACTTCACCAGCGAGCTGGCGCTCGACCGGGGAGACACCAACTACCAGCACGTCCCGCCTCAGGGAGATCGGGAGGAAAACGCGCGGGTGTTGCAGGATCACTGATCAGCACGCCGCACACGACTGACTTCACCGTCGAAGGACACCGGTTGACCCAGTTTGACGGTCACGTGTCACTCTGCCTGTCACAGCCCTTTCCACGGGCGATACGCTGCCCGATCCGGGTTGGAATCCCTGATGAGAGGTCGTTAAGTCCTTTCAGGATGAGTCTGCGTAGCGGGTGGCAATCGCGGTGGCGCGGTTGCGTAGGGAAGTGCGCAGCGACTGCGGGGCCAGGGCTTCCGCGTCCGTGCTGAGCTGCCACAGCGCCCATTCGGCGTGTCGGGAATCTTGGAAGGTCACCTCCAGCCATAGCCAGCCGTCTGCGTCGGGTTCTTCTGCGCGGACGGCCAGCGCGGTGTCCAGCAGGTCCTCCCGCCGCGCAGGGTTTACCCGTACGAGCACGGTGATGTGGTCGCCGTCGGAGAGGAACTGTGCGGAGCGTTCCCGCCAGATCCGGTCCAGGTCGACCCGGTTTGGTCGCTGTGCCGTTTCGGGGAGTTGCTCGGCGGCCAGGATTCGGGACAGTCGGTAGGTGCGGTCCGCGCCGGATCTTGTGGCCAGCAAGTAGCCCCGGTCGCGTACGGTGACCAGGCCGATCGGGTCCACCGTGCGCCACTGTGGTGTCCGGCCTGTGGCC
Encoded proteins:
- a CDS encoding ATP-binding protein; the protein is MSRSNEGVTARSGWMPPEVAEEVLPLPRILEALAAVRRRVRGVLIDWDLSPDVVDDALLVVSEMITNAVTHALSPAVLRLSRVKGDGCCTLRIEVTDAGPAAQSRRGGRDTLPEEHGRGIAIVAALSFRCGARIHPGGVTRWADLRVT
- a CDS encoding tellurite resistance/C4-dicarboxylate transporter family protein: MISTSVPLSPRRAGLSPAQLSPGYFALVMATGILSIGCQLRGWTPVAQTLLVLTAAEYTLLVVLTAWRFFAHRRELAADVHDTRKAFLFFTFVAGTNVLAVGLAGQGHVLPGTVLLVVAALTWVVLGYTIPWAAVLGRSERPVVAAANGTWFVWVVASQSVAVAAATLEPHYPGVHQGLAVVAVFSWSVGCVLYAASAIFVSLRLMLYVLEPRELDPPYWVSMGALAITVVAGARIVEMESAPMVDAVRGLVAGMSVVFWCFATWLIPVLIAVGVWRHYIHRVPLTYEPTWWSIVFPLGMYAVAGIYLGHADDLPIVEWIGQTWLYVALTAWTLVFTAMLRALLTRGSREPERA